In Polyangiaceae bacterium, the DNA window CCGGACAGCCGTCCGGCGCCACGCCCGGCTCCGTGGGGCACTTGTCATCCGGATCCATGAAGCCGTCGCCGTCCGTGTCCTTCACCGGGCAGCCGTCCGGCGCCACGCCGGCTTCCGTGGGGCACTTGTCGTCCGGATCCATGAAGCCGTCGCCGTCCGTGTCCTTCACCGGGCAGCCGTCCGGCGCCACGCCCGGCTCCGTCGGGCACTTGTCGTCCGGATCCATGAAGCCGTCGCCGTCCGTGTCCTTTGGGCCCGCCGGCGGGGCCTTCTCGGCGGAACGGCCCAGGGTGAGGCTCAAGCCGAGCAGCACCTCGGGGTGATGGGCGTCGTCGGACTTGCCATCGCGAATGTCGGGATTGGCGCTGGTGACGTTGTCGCGGCCGTCGATGCGCACCGAGAGCATCTTGGTGATGGCGGCCTTCACGCCGATACCGAAGTGGAAGGACGGATCGCCGTCGCTGCCCATGTTGTCGGTCTTGGCGCCGAGACGGCCCATGCCCACCAGGGCAAAGGGGGTGATGCGATAGCCGGGAAGCTGGCCGATGGCGTGCGCCCGGAGCGCCCACAGCGTGGCGCTGCCGCCGTTTTCGTCCTTGGTGGGCATCACCGCGCCTTCGCCCTCCACGCCGAGGAAGCTCAGCGGGAAGTACGCCGCCCGCAGTCCGATCTCCGGCGCCACGCGCTTGAAGCGAATGAACGGTTCTCCGGGACCCCGCAGGTTGTGATCCCGGGCGGGCAAGAACACGCCTCCGAAGAGTCCGAGCTCGATGAGACCCGACTCCGGCGTGTAGTGCGACAGCCAGCTGCCCGACGTGCTCGAGCCTTCGCTGCTCGCGCCACTTTCGGTGGAAAGCGAGAACGAGCCGGAAGCCCCGGACTCGGAGTCCTGGGCGTAGGCAGATGTCGCGGACAACATGGCGGCGATCGCAGCCGTCAGAGCGATGGTTCGTTTGCCCATGGAAGCCTCCTGATGCACGCGGGTTAGCGGACGCGGCGCGTCAGAGCAAATGAGCGATATCAACGGCGTCCCACTCCCATGACCCGTGCTAGAAGCGCGGGCAGAGGGATTGCGATGAAGACCCAGCTCGATCACGTCTACGAGCTCGAGCGCACCCGGCCGGACGCCCTGTGGCTCACGCAGCCGATGGGGGGCGGACGCCTTCGGGAGCTCAGCTACTCCGAAGCGATGAGCGAGGTACGGCGGATGGCCGCTCACCTCGTTTCCCTGGGCCTTCCGGACAAGAGCCGGATCGCCCTGTTCAGCAAGAACAGCGCCTGGTGGATGCTCGCGGATCTGGCCATCTGGATGGCCGGCCACGTGTCCGTCCCGCTCTACCCCACGCTCACGGCCGAGAGCATTCGGCAGATCCTCGAGCACAGCGAGGCGGAGCTGATCTTCATCGGCAAGCTGGACGGCTTCGAGGCCATGGCGCCCGGCATTCCCACCGAGCTCCGCCGCATCACCCTGCCGCTGTCCCCCACCCTCGACGTGCCGACCTGGAACGACGTCATCGAGAAGACCGAGCCGCTCTCCGGCGAGCCCTCCCCGAACGAAGACGACCTCGCCACCATCATCTACACCTCGGGCAGCACCGGCGTTCCCAAGGGCGTGATGCACAGCTTCCGCTCCATGTGCGAGCCCGGCCGCGGCATCGTGAAGGCCTTCGACATCACCACCGAGGACCGCATGCTGTCCTACCTGCCGTTGGCCCACGCCTTCGAGCGTTACGTGGTGGAGACGGGCGCGTTGCTCTCCGGCTTCCAGGTGTTCTACGCCGAGAGCCTGGACACCTTCGTTCAAGATCTCAAGCGCGCGCGCCCCACGCTGTTCGTGTCGGTGCCGCGGCTGTGGCAAAAGTTCCAGCTCGGCGTGCAGGCCAAGATGCCCCCCGCTCGCATGAACCTCATGCTCAAGGTCCCCATCTTGAGCGGCGTCGTGCGGCGAAAGGTGCTCTCGGGCCTCGGCCTAGATCACTGTCGCATCGCCGGCTCGGGCTCCGCGCCCATCCCGGCGCAGCTCATCGAGTGGTACCGCTCCCTGGGCCTCGAGCTGCTCGAGGGCTACGGCATGACGGAGAACTTCTCCTACTCCCACATGAGCAAGCCAGGCCGCGTGCGCGTGGGCTACGTGGGCCACACCACCGAAGGCGTCACCTGCAAGATCAGCGAGGAGGGCGAGGTCTTGGTGAAGAGCCCGGGCAACATGCTCGGGTACTACAAGGCGCCGGAGCTCACGCGGGAGGTGCTGGACGAGGACGGCTGGCTCCACACCGGTGACCAGGGCGAGATCGACGAGCAAGGCCGCTTGAAGATCACCGGTCGGGTCAAGGAGCTGTTCAAGACCAGCAAGGGCAAGTACGTCGCCCCCGCGCCCATCGAGAACGAGCTCTTGCTGCACCCGGACGTGGAGCTCGCCTGCGTGACCGGCGGGGATTTCCCGCAGCCCTGGGGCATGGTGGTGCTCTCGGAGCAGGCACGCGAAAAGGTGAAGAGCGAGCGCGAGCGGATCGGGCAATCCCTCGCCAGCTACTTGAAGGAGGTCAACGGCTCCCTCAATCAGCACGAGCAACTGAGCTTCATCGCCGTGATCTCCGACGAGTGGACCATCGAGAACGGCCTTCTGACGCCCACGTTGAAGCTCAAGCGCAGCGCCATCGAGAAAAAGTACGGCGCCCTGGCCAAGAGCTGGCACGACGAAAAGCAGCCAGTCGTCTGGACGTGATCGATCCCCCGGCGTCCGAGCTGTTGCCGGCATCCGTGCGCTCGGTCATCGCCAAGACCGAGCCGGGCGCGGCCTTCGTGGACGCCTTCGCTCGCGACGTCCAGAACCTGACCTTCCGCCGGCTGCGCATCGCGGGGCTCTTGTACGCGGGAGTGCACGTCGTTTCGTCGCTCCTCGTCGCCATCATGAGCACGGAGGCGCTGGCCCAGTGGCTCGCGCCGCGCGCCGCCATCGTGGCCGTGAGCATCACGTTCTCGCTGCTCACCTACGCTCCCAAGCTCGAGCGCCACGCCTTTTGGCTGTCCATCGCCCTCGCTCTCGTGACCGCGGTCTACATCCTGGTTCCGCTGCTCCGTTTCGGCCTGGGGTGGGGCTCGGACCACGGCAGCCTGGTGCTGCTCATCGTGTGCACCGGGCTCCTGTTCCCGTACACCATGAAGCAAATGCTCGCGCTCACGGTGAGCATCCTGGTTCTGTACCTGGGCGCGGCCTTGGCCGTGTTTCGCGCCGGGGATTCCGGTTGGCTCTTGGAGGGGCTGTTCTACGTCACCAGCGCCAGCGCCATCGTGGTGGTGGGCGCGCGCCTCGCGTACAAGCTGCGCGCCGGCGAGTTCCTCGCGCGCCAGGAGCTCGGCCGCGAGCGGGACAACGCCGAGCAGCTGCTGCTCAACATCTTGCCGGCGTCCATCGTGGCGCGGCTCAAGAAGGACCAGACCGCCATCGCCGAGGGCTTTCGCGACGCCACCGTGATGTTCGCGGATCTCGTCGGCTTCACCCCGCTGAGCGCCCAGATGAGCCCCAAGGCGCTCGTGGAAATGCTGAACGAGGTGTTCTCTCGCTTCGACGCCCTCACGGAGAAGTACGGCCTCGAGAAGATCAAGACCATTGGCGACGCCTACATGGTGGCCGGTGGCTTGCCCACGCCGCGAAGCGATCACGCCATTCTCGTGGCCAACATGGCTCTGGAGATGCGCGAGGTCGTCGAGAACCTGGAGACGCCCACCGGGGATCGGCTCCAGGTCCGCATCGGCATCAACACCGGGCCCGTCGCCGCCGGCGTCATCGGCACCAAGAAGTTCACCTACGACCTGTGGGGCGACACCGTGAACACCGCCGCCCGCATGGAAACCCACGCGGACCCGGGGGACATTCAAGTCACCGAACGCAGCTACGAGCGCCTCAAGCGCCAGTTCCACCTCGAGCCCCGCGGCACCATCGAGGTGAAGGGCAAGGGCGGCATGCGCACCTACCTGTTGGTGGGCAAGCATCGCCCCCTGGCCTGAGAGATATTGTCGCTGCAACGCGGAAACCGCGCGGCCACCCTTCGCGTCCCGAAGAACATCGTGCATCATTCGGCAATGCGCACGCCCGTGTTCGCCCTCGCGCTCGTCGCGACCGCCGCCCTTTCAACCGCCGCCCACGCCGATCTTCCCCCGCCGGACGGCGAGAAGTTCGTGAGCTTCTCGTTCCAGGTGCAGAACGTCGAAGCCTTCCCGGACACGGTGCTCTTGGCCTACCCGTACAGCGCGTCCAACGGCGCGCCGACGGTG includes these proteins:
- a CDS encoding OmpA family protein; amino-acid sequence: MGKRTIALTAAIAAMLSATSAYAQDSESGASGSFSLSTESGASSEGSSTSGSWLSHYTPESGLIELGLFGGVFLPARDHNLRGPGEPFIRFKRVAPEIGLRAAYFPLSFLGVEGEGAVMPTKDENGGSATLWALRAHAIGQLPGYRITPFALVGMGRLGAKTDNMGSDGDPSFHFGIGVKAAITKMLSVRIDGRDNVTSANPDIRDGKSDDAHHPEVLLGLSLTLGRSAEKAPPAGPKDTDGDGFMDPDDKCPTEPGVAPDGCPVKDTDGDGFMDPDDKCPTEAGVAPDGCPVKDTDGDGFMDPDDKCPTEPGVAPDGCPVKDTDGDGILDPDDKCPKEPETKNGFQDEDGCPDEIPEEVKKFTGVIKGIEFDKNKATIRPTSFKLLDAAVKVLTDYPDLRVLITGHTDSDGTAEHNKKLSGDRADSVKQYMVNKGVSEDRIETRGAGEDEPIADNKTKAGKQQNRRIEFKLIQK
- a CDS encoding AMP-binding protein, which gives rise to MKTQLDHVYELERTRPDALWLTQPMGGGRLRELSYSEAMSEVRRMAAHLVSLGLPDKSRIALFSKNSAWWMLADLAIWMAGHVSVPLYPTLTAESIRQILEHSEAELIFIGKLDGFEAMAPGIPTELRRITLPLSPTLDVPTWNDVIEKTEPLSGEPSPNEDDLATIIYTSGSTGVPKGVMHSFRSMCEPGRGIVKAFDITTEDRMLSYLPLAHAFERYVVETGALLSGFQVFYAESLDTFVQDLKRARPTLFVSVPRLWQKFQLGVQAKMPPARMNLMLKVPILSGVVRRKVLSGLGLDHCRIAGSGSAPIPAQLIEWYRSLGLELLEGYGMTENFSYSHMSKPGRVRVGYVGHTTEGVTCKISEEGEVLVKSPGNMLGYYKAPELTREVLDEDGWLHTGDQGEIDEQGRLKITGRVKELFKTSKGKYVAPAPIENELLLHPDVELACVTGGDFPQPWGMVVLSEQAREKVKSERERIGQSLASYLKEVNGSLNQHEQLSFIAVISDEWTIENGLLTPTLKLKRSAIEKKYGALAKSWHDEKQPVVWT
- a CDS encoding adenylate/guanylate cyclase domain-containing protein codes for the protein MKQMLALTVSILVLYLGAALAVFRAGDSGWLLEGLFYVTSASAIVVVGARLAYKLRAGEFLARQELGRERDNAEQLLLNILPASIVARLKKDQTAIAEGFRDATVMFADLVGFTPLSAQMSPKALVEMLNEVFSRFDALTEKYGLEKIKTIGDAYMVAGGLPTPRSDHAILVANMALEMREVVENLETPTGDRLQVRIGINTGPVAAGVIGTKKFTYDLWGDTVNTAARMETHADPGDIQVTERSYERLKRQFHLEPRGTIEVKGKGGMRTYLLVGKHRPLA